CACCGCACCGTCGCCCCGTCGCCCCTGGCGCGCGACCCGCCGCCGGCCGCCGCCCCGCGCCCCGATCCCGCGCCCCCCTTCGCCCGGCACCCCGGCCCCCTTCCCGCACCCCCGCACGAGTGCGGGAAGGGGGCCGGGGTGGCGCCGGACGCCCCTCGTTTTGTATGGTGCAGGAACAAAGTGGTCCCGCCCGTACTCCCTGACCGGCGGGCGGGCCCACTGCGTACACCCTCGCGCCCTGGAGACCCCCCCCCATGACGGCCACCCCCACGACCGACGTCCTCACCGCCCGGGCCCTGCTGCTCGACATGGACGGCACGCTCGTCAACTCCGACGCGGTGGTGGAGCGCGTCTGGCGACGCTGGGCGCTCCGGCACGGGCTGGACCCGCAGGAGGCGCTGAAGGTCGTGCACGGCCGCCAGGGGTACGCCACGATGGCCGTCCTGCTGCCCGACCGGCCCATGGACCTCAACCACGCGGAGAACCGCGAACTGCTCGCCGAGGAGACGGCCGACCTCGACGGCGTCGCCCCGATACCCGGCGCCCCGGACTTCCTCGCGTCGATCGCCGCCCTCCCGCACGCCCTGGTCACCTCCGCCGACGCCCCGTTGGCGCGGGCGCGGATGGGCGCGGCCGGGCTGCGCATGCCGGAAGTGCGGGTGACCGCCGAGTGCGTCAGCGCCAGCAAGCCCGACCCGGAGGGCTTCCTGAAGGGCGCGGCGGAGCTGGGCTTCGCCCCGGCGGAGTGCGTGGTGTTCGAGGACTCGGAGGCGGGTGTCGCCGCCGGCCGGGCGGCGGGCATGCGCGTCGTGGGCGTCGGCCCGCGCGCCGCGGCGTTCGCACCGGACGTGCACGTGGCGGACCTGACGCGGCTGCGCGTGGAGGCGGGCGCCGACGGCGTGCTCCACCTCCACGTCACCGCCCCGGCGGCCTGACGCCCCGGGGGGCACCGGCCGCCGGGCCGCGTCAGCCGACCAGCGCCTCGTAGAAGCTGAAGCCCGCGAGCGCCAGCATCAGACCGGCGGCCACCTTGGTGATCAGCCGCAGCGGAACGTACTTCATGAGGGTCCGGCCGCCCAGGATGCCCAGGGCGGCGACCGCCCACAGGGCGAGGACCGCGCCGAGGCCGACGGAGAGCGGGTCGTCGTAGCGGGCGGCGAGGTTCGCGGTCATGATCTGCGTCAGGTCGCCGAACTCGGCGACGAGGATCAACATGAAGCCCGCGCCGGAGACCTTCCAGAAGGACTGGTCGGCGGGGGCCTTGAGCTCCTCCTCCTCGTCGTCGCCCTTCTTCAGCAGCAGCACCGCCGCGCCCGCCAGGAACAGCACGCCGACGAACGCCTGCACCAGCCGGTGCGGGAGGAGCGTGAGGACGCTGCCCGCGGCGACGGCGAGGGCCACGTGGACGGCGAAGGCGGCGGCGACGCCCGCGAAGACGTAGGACGCGCGGTAGCGGGTGCCGAGCATCAGACCGGCGAGCGCGGTCTTGTCGGGGAGTTCGGCGAGGAAGACGACACCGAAGGTGATCGTCATGATCGTCAGGCTGAGCACGGGCTGGGTTCCTCAATCGGTCGGGCTCCGCCGTACCGAGAGACCGTCGCTGGCGCGATTTCGGGCTCGCTTCGGCACGACGGGGCCATGGATACATGACTCCGCTGGTGCCGAAGGTCTCGCTGGCGGCGCCTCTCGCGAGGTCCGCCTCCGGGCGCCGGCCGGGCACGAGGCCCAGCAGTATGTCGACGGTCCGGCGAAGAGCTACTCCCCTTCTGCTCCGTCCAGGGTACGCGACCCGGATCGGCGCCCCCAGCCGCCCAGGCCCCGCCCGCCCGCACCGGGCCAGCCCCCGGCCACCCGACTCCCCCAGCCGCCCGTGCGCCCGCGCCCGCCCCGCCTCGCCCGCCACCTCGGCCGGCCGGCCCCGCGGCCACCCCGCCCCTCGCCCGTCGACCTCTCCCGCGGACACCCCGCCCCTCCGACCCGTCGGCCCCTCCCGCGAACGCCCTTCCCCCTCGACCGTCGACCTCCCCCGCGGACGCCCCTCCCTCAACCGGCGGTGGTCTCCTCCGCCCGGTGCAGTCGGCCGCGCGCCACGAGTTCCAGCACCACGGCCACCGCCACGGCCTGCACCGCCATCAGCGCGACCAGCACGAACAGCTGGACCGCGCCCGCCTGGAGGGGTGACGCCCCGCTCAGCAGCATGCCGACGAAGGCGCCCGGCAGCGTGACGAGCCCCACCGTCCGGGTCTGGTCCAGCCCCGGCAGCAGCGCGTCGGCGGCGCCCGCCCGCGCGACCTCCAGCCGGGCGTCGCGGGGCGCCAGGCCGAGCGCGAGCCCCGCCTCCACCTCGCCGTGGCGGGCGGCCAGGTCGTCCAGGGCGCGCCGCCCGCCGAGGACGGTCGCGGTGAGCGCCCCGCCGACGAGGATCCCGGTGACGGGGACCAGCGTGATCCCCCTGACCGGCACCAGTCCGGTGAGGACCAGCGCCGCCACGACCGGCGCCACCCCGGCGGCGATGGGCAGGGCGGCCCAGCGCCACGTGCGGTTGGCGGTGAGGCGCCGGCCGGCGGTCCGTACGGCGACCCCGTACATGACGAGGAGGAAGAGCAGGAGGAGCGGTACGGCGCGGACCACCCAGCCGATGACCAGCGACACGGCGGCCAGCTGCACGGCGGCGCGCACCCCCGCGACGGCGACCTCCCGGGGCGGGCGCAGACGGGCGACGGCGACGACGGTCACCGCGACGCCGAGCAGGACGGCGAGGACGGCGCCGAAAGCGAGGTCGACGGTCAGCAGCACACCCCAACCCTAGGGCGCGCACCCCCGCCTGGCGGGTTGTCATCAAGTCGACAAGGACCTTGTCGTGACGTGTGCATGTCGTCACGCTGTTACCTGGCGCCCACCCCCGCGACACCCGGCGCCACCACGATGGCCGAGCCGCCCTCCCGGGCGGCCCGGTCGAGCCCTCACCCCCGCTGGGAGTACGCATGTCCCGTGTCTACGCGCGTCAACCCCTCCGCCGCGCCGCCGTCGCCACGCTCGCCGCCGCCCTGGCCGCCACCGGCCTGCTGGTCACCGCGCCCACCGCCCAGGCGGCCCCGCCCACCCCGGTCAGCGCCTCCACCGCCCGCACGTACCTGGGCCAGCTCGCGGTCCGGGCGGAAGGTTCCTCCTCCGGCTACAGCCGGGAGGCCTTCCCGCACTGGATCACCCAGTACGGCACCTGCAACACCCGCGAGGTCGTCCTCCACCGCGACGGCACCGGTGTCGAGCAGGACGCCGGCTGCGCGGCCGTCGCCGGGCGCTGGTACTCGGAGTACGACGGCGCCACCTGGACCGTCGCCTCCGACCTGGACATCGACCACGTCGTCCCGCTCGCCGAGGCGTGGCGCTCGGGTGCGAACGCGTGGACCACGTCCGACCGCCGGGCCTTCGCCAACGACCTGACGCGCCCCCAGCTCATCGCCGTCACGGACAACGTCAACCAGGCCAAGGGCGACCAGGACCCCGCCGAGTGGATGCCCTCGCGCACGACGTACCGCTGCACGTACGCCCGCATGTGGGTGCACGTGAAGCACCACTGGGGCCTGTCGGTGGACACGGCGGAGAAGACCGCCCTGCAGTCCACCCTCAACGCCTGCTGACCACGCGACCCCGGCCCTCGGCCCGCCCCCTGCTGCCGTCATGCGCCCCGCACCGGTACGGCTCCCGCCCCGGCCGGGGTGCCGTACCGGTACGGCGGGTGACCCGCCGGGCGGGGCGCTCGCCGCGCCGGGCGTGTCACGGGCCAGCCGTCGGCGATCCCGCGGCCCCGGGGGCCGGCAACCACCCGGGATGGGAACCCGCCCCCACCACAGAGCGAGTCACGGGCCCCGCGCTGTCCGGTCCGGGGTCCTATGTGGTGGGGGCGGCGATCAGGGGCCGGGGGCAGCCGGGACCGGCGAGGCGCCGGGAGGCGCTGGCGGAACGTCACCGGCGAACGCGGCGCGCGTGCGGCCGCCCGGCTCCCGACGGGGCTCGCCCCGGTCGTCGCGCAGGCCGCTCCGCGCGGGGCGGCGCTACCTCCGCGCGCCTTCCCCCGAGCACGGCAGGGGGCACGGGGGCCCGCCGGTTCGGTGGGGTGCGGGCTCGGGCGCCGTCCCGGCCGACTCGTCGGCGGACAGCCGGACCGGCCAGGCCGACAGGATGTACGCGCAGTCCACATCCGGGACCTCGACGGACAGCGGATGCCCGTTCTTGATGTGCTCGCGCGCCGCGCGCTGCCGGTCAGGGGCGGTGGCCCACGCCCGGAGTCGCGCGGGGCAATCCGGCACGGGCACGCTCACCACGCGCACGGCAGGGCGCACCCAAGCCGAGCGGTACGGGTCGGGGTCGAGCCGGTCCGCGATGCGCAGGGCCTCACCGCGGAGCCATCGCAGCGCCAGGACCGGGGAAATGGTGCGGAAGGCGCCGAGGACGTACCGCACCACCCGGCCCGTGCCGTACACGGGCCCCTCGGCGAGCACTTCGGACCGGTAGCCCGCCGGGACGGTCCCGCCGTTCACGGCCGCCCCTCACGCAGCAGCACCCACGGGCGTTCGATCACTTCGAGGAACGTGGTGTGGCCGGGGTGGTCGCGCAGATGTGAGAACGTCCACGGCTGAGCGTCGCCGGCGTTCCCGAACGCGGCCGACTCCGCGCCGCACTTCGTACCGTCGCCGTCGAGCGCCGTGCAGCGGAACCGGTGGGTGAGCGGTGGGGCGCCCTCGTCCCGGTGCGGCGCGAGCCGGTGGCGCACGAGCCGGTACGTCCGCGTCACAGCCGCTCACCCCGGCTCCGGGCGTTCCACCGTTCGAGTTCCGCGTGCAGCCGCTCCGCGCGGGTCGCCCGACGGACGGCCCCGGGCTCGGCCTCCCACTCGGGCCCGCCCCCGACCGGACGCAGCGACCAGTACGGGCCGGCGACCCCCCGGAACTCGCCCAGCCGGTCGGCCCGGCCGGTGTCCACCACGAGCGTGCCGGGGGTCGGGGCGTATGGCGCTTCGCGGCCCTCCGCGGTCACGCCACCTTCGGAACCTTCGGACACTGCCACTCCTCTCCGTAGTCGTTCCACTACCAGGGCGGCTCAGCGTGACCTAGGATCAGGGACTCTTCAACGTGTCACGCCAGAAGGGAGAGTTGTGGTCAACCGCAAGCAACTGCACCCGGAAAGC
This portion of the Streptomyces changanensis genome encodes:
- a CDS encoding DUF7848 domain-containing protein — translated: MTRTYRLVRHRLAPHRDEGAPPLTHRFRCTALDGDGTKCGAESAAFGNAGDAQPWTFSHLRDHPGHTTFLEVIERPWVLLREGRP
- a CDS encoding TMEM165/GDT1 family protein; amino-acid sequence: MLSLTIMTITFGVVFLAELPDKTALAGLMLGTRYRASYVFAGVAAAFAVHVALAVAAGSVLTLLPHRLVQAFVGVLFLAGAAVLLLKKGDDEEEELKAPADQSFWKVSGAGFMLILVAEFGDLTQIMTANLAARYDDPLSVGLGAVLALWAVAALGILGGRTLMKYVPLRLITKVAAGLMLALAGFSFYEALVG
- a CDS encoding HAD-IA family hydrolase, with product MTATPTTDVLTARALLLDMDGTLVNSDAVVERVWRRWALRHGLDPQEALKVVHGRQGYATMAVLLPDRPMDLNHAENRELLAEETADLDGVAPIPGAPDFLASIAALPHALVTSADAPLARARMGAAGLRMPEVRVTAECVSASKPDPEGFLKGAAELGFAPAECVVFEDSEAGVAAGRAAGMRVVGVGPRAAAFAPDVHVADLTRLRVEAGADGVLHLHVTAPAA
- a CDS encoding ABC transporter permease; amino-acid sequence: MLLTVDLAFGAVLAVLLGVAVTVVAVARLRPPREVAVAGVRAAVQLAAVSLVIGWVVRAVPLLLLFLLVMYGVAVRTAGRRLTANRTWRWAALPIAAGVAPVVAALVLTGLVPVRGITLVPVTGILVGGALTATVLGGRRALDDLAARHGEVEAGLALGLAPRDARLEVARAGAADALLPGLDQTRTVGLVTLPGAFVGMLLSGASPLQAGAVQLFVLVALMAVQAVAVAVVLELVARGRLHRAEETTAG
- a CDS encoding HNH endonuclease family protein, producing MSRVYARQPLRRAAVATLAAALAATGLLVTAPTAQAAPPTPVSASTARTYLGQLAVRAEGSSSGYSREAFPHWITQYGTCNTREVVLHRDGTGVEQDAGCAAVAGRWYSEYDGATWTVASDLDIDHVVPLAEAWRSGANAWTTSDRRAFANDLTRPQLIAVTDNVNQAKGDQDPAEWMPSRTTYRCTYARMWVHVKHHWGLSVDTAEKTALQSTLNAC